One Nitrospinota bacterium genomic window carries:
- a CDS encoding helix-turn-helix domain-containing protein — MDTLTGKISNRIKELRERLDLSQEDLAKRMGISRVAVSQIENGRRKICTEELIKLSKIFNISTDVLLNLDEEIEVVLEKIKEQKSSKKNEIRINVPQKNLVKFKEVLLYILEKVGSKSNVGESVLYKLLYFIDFNYYEKYEEQLIGATYIKNHYGPTPKEFIKIAEEMEGKDLVKIQGQYFEHPQTKYLPLRGPDLSKMGAKEQRVIDDVLNTLSDMNAKKISEYSHQDVPWLTADKGRAIEYESVFYRTPPYSVRDYSEEESI; from the coding sequence ATGGATACCCTCACCGGAAAAATATCTAATAGAATAAAGGAATTAAGAGAGAGATTGGATTTATCTCAAGAGGATTTGGCCAAGAGGATGGGGATTAGCAGGGTTGCTGTTTCCCAGATAGAAAATGGTCGTCGGAAAATATGTACTGAAGAACTGATTAAACTGTCTAAGATATTCAATATTTCAACAGATGTTCTTCTTAATTTAGATGAAGAGATTGAAGTTGTACTGGAAAAAATTAAGGAACAGAAATCAAGTAAGAAAAACGAAATCCGAATTAATGTTCCCCAAAAAAATCTTGTAAAATTCAAAGAAGTGCTTCTTTATATCCTAGAAAAAGTTGGCTCAAAATCCAATGTTGGCGAATCTGTCTTGTATAAACTGCTTTACTTTATTGATTTTAACTACTATGAAAAATATGAAGAGCAATTGATTGGCGCTACCTATATTAAAAATCATTATGGACCTACACCAAAAGAATTCATTAAAATAGCTGAGGAGATGGAAGGGAAAGATTTGGTTAAGATACAAGGTCAATATTTCGAGCATCCCCAAACAAAATACCTGCCACTCAGAGGTCCTGATTTATCAAAAATGGGTGCTAAAGAGCAAAGAGTAATCGATGATGTTTTGAATACACTTTCAGACATGAATGCCAAAAAAATTAGTGAATATTCCCATCAAGATGTACCATGGCTGACTGCAGATAAGGGACGTGCCATCGAGTATGAATCTGTTTTTTACCGCACACCGCCGTATTCAGTGAGGGATTATAGTGAAGAAGAATCCATTTAA